The following DNA comes from Cellulophaga sp. HaHa_2_95.
CTAACAATCTATCTGCCAAGGTACTTTTACCATGGTCAATATGTGCAATAATACAGAAGTTTCTAATGTTTTTCATGTAAGCTGAATAAGTTCAGTTGACTAAAATTATGGTTTATCAAAAAAAATATCGAAAACCAATTGCAAATATAAGTGATTTGTTGAGCATTAAATATGACAAGAATAGAAATAAGAATGAAATACGATTAAAAGCAGTAAAATAAGAACAGATTGTACTTTTTTTTGACAAAAAACAAGTTTAACATGCGAAAATAGCTGATAAAAAATGCGTCCCCTACCTAAAATAGTACGCTGACTTTTTTCTTTCTATAATTGGGTATATTCCTAAAAATGAAGATTAAACAGGCTAATGCTTTAGAATTCCTTAAATAATTGCGTTCATAATTAGGGTGTGATAACTTCCTAAAAATTGCGTAATTTTGCCTCGTATTAAATTAGAAAGTTTTGCCAAAAATAGGAGACATACAACTGCCAGAGTTCCCATTATTACTTGCGCCGATGGAAGACGTGAGCGATCCACCTTTTCGCGCGCTATGTAAAGAGCAAGGCGCAGATGTGGTATATACGGAGTTTATCTCGTCTGAGGGTTTAATTCGTGACGCTGCTAAAAGTGTTATGAAATTGGATATCTATGAGAAGGAACGTCCGGTGGGGATTCAAATTTTTGGTGCCAATCTAGAATCGATGCTACAATCTGTAGCGATTGTAGAAAAGTCTAATCCTGATATTATAGATATTAACTTTGGTTGCCCTGTAAAAAAGGTAGTAAGTAAAGGAGCTGGTGCAGGTATTTTAAAAGATATAGATCTTATGGTTTCTTTGACGGAAGCCATGGTTAAGCATACTAAATTACCTATTACGGTAAAGACTCGTTTGGGCTGGGATGATGATTCTATTAAAATTGTTGAGGTTGCAGAGCGTTTACAAGATGTAGGTTGTAAGGCCATTGCTATTCATGGAAGAACGCGGGCACAGATGTATAAAGGTGATGCTAATTGGGGGCCAATAGCAGAAGTGAAGAATAACCAAAGAATGCATATTCCTGTTTTTGGAAATGGCGATGTTAATACGCCAGAAGCAGCGATGAAAATGCGTGATGAATACGGATTAGATGGTGCTATGATAGGTAGAGCTAGTATTGGTTATCCTTGGTTTTTTAATGAGGTAAAGCACTTTTTTAAAACGGGAGAACATTTAGCGCCGCCTACTATTCAAGAACGCGTAGAAGCTGCACAGCGTCATTTGCAAATGGCAATAGATTGGAAAGGTGAACAATTAGGCGTTTTTGAAACAAGAAGACACTATACCAATTATTTTAAAGGTATTCCTAATTTTAAGGAATATAGAATGAAAATGGTAACTAGTGATCATTCTGAAGATGTTTTTAAAGCTTTTGAAGAAGTGTTAAAGATTTTTGGCGACTACGAGTTTTCTAAATTAAGTTAACAGCGCCTTGTTAATTCTACTGCTTGCAATTTTTGAAGCGATAATTCCTAAGACCGTAATCGTAGCTAAAACCACCAATACGTTTGCCCATAGATATTCTACTGGGTAGGCTAAATCTCCACTAATCTTTAACCATTCAAAAAGAAGTTGTGACCAGATCAATAGTGATCCTAAGGCTACACCTATGAGTCCGCCTAAAAAGGTAACAATGACCCCTTGAATAAAATAAATTCTTCTTAATTGGCGAATACTGGTACCTAAACTATATAGGGTTTTAGAATTGCCTTGTTGGTCTAAAATCATCATAATAAAAGCCCCGACTACATTGAACAGAGCGATAATCAGTACCAAGGTAAAGATTAAATAAGTCGCCATGTTTTCGGTATTCAACATGCGATAAAGTGTGCTATTAAGCTCTTTTCTATTTTTCAGGAGGATGTCTTCTCCAAGAATTACTTTAATTTCTTCTCGGGTCTTTTCGGCAGTTTCGGAATTAGAAAATTTAAAATTGACTCCTGAAACTTCAGAGCGCTCCTTCTCTAATAAAGCTTGTACTAAAGCAAGATCAGCAAATACATACTTATTATCTAGATCTGCTTCTACAGCATAAACGCCACTAATCACCACACGTGCTGTATTGAAAAATTTAGCATTAGGGCCTTGCTGAGTCAAAGATTGAGTTCCTGCTCTAGGGACTAAAATTTCTAGAGGACTGCGGACATTGTTAATAGATAATCCTAGGAGGTTAGCAATACCTATACCTGTAACTACTTGCTGTTCATTGATCCATGTACCAACATATAAAATACTATCTATTTGGGTAACATTATTGTAGTTGGTATCTACCCCTTTAACATAGGCAATATGGTCTTTCTGTTTGTGGGTAAGATAAACGCGGTCTTCTAATTCTTTTGAGTAGGCAGTTATTCCTTCAAGAGTACTAAGTTTCTCTTCTTGTTCTGGTGAGATATGAAAAAACTTACCAGTTACTGGTAAAGCTTTTAAATCTGGATCAAAAGAGTTAGTATAAGAAAGGCTATATGTTTTTAATCCAGAAAACCCGGATAGGACAATAAATAATGCTGCAGAGCCAATGACAATAACGCAAAAAGTAACCAAGTTGATGATATTAACGGCACTTTGTTTACTTTTTGACCTTACGTATCGCTTGGCGATGTACAGCGGAAAATTCAATGACTATGCTTTTTTTCTTTTTTCTAATAAATCAGGATTGTCAATTGGATTATCCTTTCCTTTTAATGATTTTTCTATTCCGTCTATATATTCCAACGAATCGTCTAAAAAGAACATAAGTTCTGGCATACGACGTAATTGATTTTTTGTACGCTGCGCTAATTCATGTTTAATTAATGGCTGATTAGACTTCATGCCCTTTAATAACTCTTGAGCATCTTTTGTTGGAAAAATACTTACGTATACTTTTGCAATAGAAAGATCTGTAGTAACAAGAACTTTTGAAACGGAAATTAAAGTCCCTCTAAGTCCACCATCCGTTGCGGCTCTTTGTAAGACATCAGCGATATCTTTCTGTATGACGCCACCTATTTTTTTTTGTCTCTGTGTTTCCATGGGACAAAAATACGCAGATTATTGCGTATTTTAGTGCATTCGTACTATATAGTAGAAAAAATGAAAAAAATTGAGCATATTGGTATTGCCGTGAATAGCTTGGAAACCTCTAATGACTTGTTTGAGAAGTTGTTAGGAGTAGCGCCATATAAGGAAGAAGAAGTGCTATCTGAAGGGGTGAAAACCTCTTTTTTCAAGAACGGTCCTAATAAGATAGAACTTTTAGAATCAACCACTATAGACGGACCTATTGCAAAATTTTTAGAGAAAAAAGGAGAAGGCATTCAT
Coding sequences within:
- the dusB gene encoding tRNA dihydrouridine synthase DusB — translated: MPKIGDIQLPEFPLLLAPMEDVSDPPFRALCKEQGADVVYTEFISSEGLIRDAAKSVMKLDIYEKERPVGIQIFGANLESMLQSVAIVEKSNPDIIDINFGCPVKKVVSKGAGAGILKDIDLMVSLTEAMVKHTKLPITVKTRLGWDDDSIKIVEVAERLQDVGCKAIAIHGRTRAQMYKGDANWGPIAEVKNNQRMHIPVFGNGDVNTPEAAMKMRDEYGLDGAMIGRASIGYPWFFNEVKHFFKTGEHLAPPTIQERVEAAQRHLQMAIDWKGEQLGVFETRRHYTNYFKGIPNFKEYRMKMVTSDHSEDVFKAFEEVLKIFGDYEFSKLS
- a CDS encoding ABC transporter permease produces the protein MNFPLYIAKRYVRSKSKQSAVNIINLVTFCVIVIGSAALFIVLSGFSGLKTYSLSYTNSFDPDLKALPVTGKFFHISPEQEEKLSTLEGITAYSKELEDRVYLTHKQKDHIAYVKGVDTNYNNVTQIDSILYVGTWINEQQVVTGIGIANLLGLSINNVRSPLEILVPRAGTQSLTQQGPNAKFFNTARVVISGVYAVEADLDNKYVFADLALVQALLEKERSEVSGVNFKFSNSETAEKTREEIKVILGEDILLKNRKELNSTLYRMLNTENMATYLIFTLVLIIALFNVVGAFIMMILDQQGNSKTLYSLGTSIRQLRRIYFIQGVIVTFLGGLIGVALGSLLIWSQLLFEWLKISGDLAYPVEYLWANVLVVLATITVLGIIASKIASSRINKALLT
- the rbfA gene encoding 30S ribosome-binding factor RbfA, with product METQRQKKIGGVIQKDIADVLQRAATDGGLRGTLISVSKVLVTTDLSIAKVYVSIFPTKDAQELLKGMKSNQPLIKHELAQRTKNQLRRMPELMFFLDDSLEYIDGIEKSLKGKDNPIDNPDLLEKRKKA
- the mce gene encoding methylmalonyl-CoA epimerase, whose amino-acid sequence is MKKIEHIGIAVNSLETSNDLFEKLLGVAPYKEEEVLSEGVKTSFFKNGPNKIELLESTTIDGPIAKFLEKKGEGIHHIAFAVDDIISEIARLKAEGFTILNEVPKKGADNKLVAFVHPKTTNGVLIELCQEAPEML